A single region of the Saprospiraceae bacterium genome encodes:
- a CDS encoding RagB/SusD family nutrient uptake outer membrane protein, with translation MKTSTFKITSLLVVGLFLASCNDDFLDTTPLGEVAESNVWSSEKLAEAAVLDLYSGTWAGTLTREETTDAFTDQAVFTHPGRGVDGYTEGKMNPAGGYMDMQWFSWSQLYPFIRRANIAIQRLTANEAGFNEAFTKRLLGEAYFMRGYFYTQLMRQFGGVVLLTEPLTLDSKPNNPRSSFEATVNQIVSDLDQAINLLADAPASKARAHKITALAMKSRVLTHAASDLYDANKASVVSTIASYSNKELIGYTSGSQAQRWEAAKAASKALLDATTGYKLDYAAPAPHAEAVQNYEDIWLQGDKNQDFIWGRLIEEFGFGSRTYPGGDGWSQGPGMVALYHGPNGYHEWAGTTPTEALVSKYDMADGTKFDWNKAEHAAAPYDNREPRFYSTILYDGGPWKQRTDDVVKFDKFNEIQTGYYTLSNGTTINGVDTRQGPIEDWNGSRTGYYFKKFADPYLPASWPNNLQKVDAPYIRYAEVLLNYVEANINLGDETEAKAWLNKLRFRNGLPEVTATGAELLELYKRERDKELVNEDARLFDMKRWLEGPQSLNKQVQQILIQATQKPGTTVTDYRKDTALFDYIYRPTNIVFENRIWRDHVYFMPISQQEIDRDPSLIQNPGY, from the coding sequence ATGAAGACGAGTACTTTTAAAATAACATCGCTGCTGGTCGTCGGGCTTTTTCTGGCCAGTTGCAATGATGACTTCTTAGACACCACCCCGCTGGGCGAGGTGGCTGAAAGTAATGTTTGGTCGTCCGAGAAACTCGCCGAGGCAGCTGTCTTAGATTTGTATTCAGGTACATGGGCTGGTACCTTAACGCGAGAAGAAACCACCGATGCTTTTACGGATCAGGCCGTATTCACTCACCCAGGACGCGGTGTGGATGGCTATACCGAGGGTAAAATGAACCCTGCTGGTGGTTACATGGATATGCAATGGTTTAGCTGGTCCCAGTTATACCCATTTATCCGTAGAGCAAATATCGCTATTCAACGACTGACCGCCAATGAGGCAGGCTTCAATGAGGCTTTTACAAAGCGATTGTTAGGGGAAGCTTATTTCATGAGAGGGTATTTTTATACACAACTCATGAGACAATTTGGTGGTGTGGTGCTTTTAACAGAGCCCTTAACATTGGATAGTAAGCCAAACAACCCTCGATCGTCTTTTGAAGCGACTGTAAATCAAATCGTTTCCGATTTGGATCAGGCTATTAATTTATTGGCGGACGCTCCTGCCAGCAAGGCAAGAGCACACAAAATCACAGCATTGGCTATGAAATCAAGGGTGTTGACCCACGCAGCCAGTGACTTGTATGACGCCAACAAAGCATCTGTGGTATCAACGATTGCTTCCTATAGTAACAAGGAGTTGATCGGCTATACCAGTGGCAGTCAAGCTCAACGCTGGGAAGCTGCCAAAGCAGCTTCTAAAGCTTTATTGGATGCAACCACTGGTTATAAATTAGACTATGCAGCGCCAGCGCCACATGCAGAAGCCGTGCAAAATTACGAGGATATCTGGCTCCAAGGAGACAAAAACCAAGATTTCATTTGGGGAAGGTTAATCGAGGAATTTGGTTTCGGTTCAAGAACCTACCCTGGTGGTGATGGTTGGTCTCAAGGTCCTGGAATGGTTGCCTTATACCATGGCCCTAATGGATACCATGAGTGGGCTGGTACCACGCCAACAGAAGCCCTGGTTTCTAAATACGATATGGCAGATGGTACCAAATTCGATTGGAATAAGGCCGAACATGCCGCTGCACCTTATGACAATCGGGAGCCACGATTTTATTCAACTATTTTGTATGATGGTGGCCCTTGGAAGCAACGAACCGACGATGTGGTAAAATTTGATAAGTTTAATGAAATCCAAACAGGATATTATACTTTATCTAATGGTACGACTATCAATGGTGTGGATACCCGCCAAGGACCAATCGAAGATTGGAACGGTTCTAGAACAGGCTACTATTTCAAGAAATTTGCTGACCCATATTTGCCAGCATCGTGGCCAAATAACCTGCAAAAGGTGGATGCACCCTATATTCGCTATGCTGAAGTTTTGTTGAACTACGTAGAGGCCAATATTAACTTGGGTGACGAAACAGAAGCCAAAGCCTGGTTAAATAAACTCCGATTCAGAAACGGTTTACCTGAGGTGACCGCTACGGGAGCAGAATTGTTGGAGCTCTATAAAAGAGAACGCGATAAAGAGCTGGTCAATGAAGATGCCCGCCTGTTTGATATGAAACGATGGCTGGAAGGACCTCAATCCTTGAATAAACAAGTGCAGCAAATCTTGATTCAGGCAACACAAAAACCTGGTACAACGGTTACGGATTATCGCAAGGATACCGCCTTGTTCGACTATATCTACCGACCGACCAATATCGTTTTTGAGAATAGAATATGGCGAGACCATGTCTATTTTATGCCGATCAGCCAACAAGAAATAGACAGGGATCCTTCCCTCATTCAGAATCCTGGCTACTAG
- a CDS encoding sulfatase, with translation MNLLKKRITLLLFASISLIYACQQAPATEQKPNILWLYLEDTAPLLGCYGTTIIPTPHIDELAKKGVLFTNVYMPAPVCSPSRSSIITGMMSTTLGLHNHHSARTAASAIYLPDDVKTVPEVFKQAGYFTFNNGKDDYNFSYDRRALYDQGVSSHPLYGKRGDLLAIAELKDKTPFFGQIQLAGGKEIFNSKFKENVRKPVDRAKIVLPPYLPNHPAIIEEYANHLDAIQITDEKVGEIMKDLSENGLLDNTIVFFFSDHGMRLTRHKQFLYDGGLHVPLIIADFSNASKLKAGSSSDRLISGLDLGITSLALAGIPIPTYMEGKDFFSESDREREYVISTRDRCDFTIDRIRSVRSRDFKYIRNFMTDRPYTQPTYMDVDEVEFVKVMKQLHAEHKLDTIQDRFFLDERPAEELYNLKEDPFEINNLAGKPAYAETLKHYAAILDQWIKETDDKGQYPENEEGLKLMLGIWGKYAVNPEYEPLRKKYPDLAGSQFELKSKGWEQVTQ, from the coding sequence ATGAATCTTTTAAAAAAAAGAATTACCCTATTACTCTTTGCTTCCATCTCCCTAATCTATGCTTGCCAGCAGGCACCAGCAACCGAGCAAAAGCCCAATATTCTCTGGCTTTATTTGGAAGATACCGCTCCGCTTTTAGGGTGTTATGGGACTACCATTATCCCAACCCCTCATATTGATGAATTGGCAAAAAAAGGTGTTTTATTTACCAATGTATATATGCCAGCCCCTGTTTGTTCCCCCAGTCGTTCAAGTATTATTACTGGCATGATGTCAACGACCCTGGGGCTACACAATCATCATAGTGCACGCACCGCCGCATCGGCCATATACCTGCCTGATGATGTGAAGACGGTCCCTGAAGTATTTAAGCAGGCTGGCTATTTTACCTTTAATAATGGGAAAGATGATTACAATTTCAGTTATGATCGAAGGGCATTGTATGACCAGGGCGTTTCTTCTCATCCCCTCTATGGCAAAAGAGGAGACCTTTTGGCTATAGCAGAATTGAAAGACAAAACCCCATTCTTTGGACAGATACAACTTGCTGGGGGTAAGGAAATATTTAATTCCAAGTTTAAGGAGAACGTTCGCAAGCCTGTGGATAGGGCAAAGATTGTACTTCCGCCCTATTTACCCAATCACCCTGCGATTATTGAAGAGTATGCCAATCACCTAGATGCTATTCAGATAACAGATGAAAAGGTCGGGGAAATAATGAAGGATCTAAGCGAAAATGGTTTGCTGGATAATACCATTGTCTTCTTTTTCTCTGACCATGGCATGCGCTTGACACGGCACAAGCAGTTCCTTTATGATGGAGGGCTCCATGTACCACTGATTATAGCGGATTTTAGCAATGCTAGTAAATTGAAAGCTGGTTCTTCTAGCGATAGGCTCATCAGTGGCCTTGATTTGGGGATTACATCACTTGCTTTGGCCGGCATTCCCATTCCAACCTATATGGAAGGGAAAGATTTTTTTAGCGAATCCGACAGGGAAAGGGAATATGTCATTTCAACCAGAGACCGATGTGACTTTACCATTGATCGCATCCGTTCTGTTCGATCCAGGGACTTTAAATATATCCGCAATTTTATGACAGACAGGCCCTACACCCAACCAACCTATATGGATGTGGACGAAGTGGAATTTGTAAAGGTGATGAAACAGTTACATGCAGAACATAAATTGGATACGATACAGGATCGATTTTTTTTGGATGAACGGCCAGCCGAAGAATTGTACAACCTTAAAGAAGATCCTTTTGAAATAAATAACCTTGCGGGAAAGCCAGCGTATGCTGAAACCTTGAAGCACTATGCTGCTATTTTGGATCAATGGATAAAGGAAACGGATGACAAAGGGCAATATCCCGAAAATGAAGAGGGCTTAAAGTTGATGTTGGGCATATGGGGCAAGTATGCGGTAAATCCAGAATATGAACCTTTGAGAAAAAAATACCCTGATTTGGCTGGCTCGCAATTTGAGCTAAAAAGTAAAGGGTGGGAGCAGGTGACACAGTAG
- a CDS encoding sulfatase, which translates to MRTIYLLLFVFLCCQCTGGDKENKATQVPEKPNVLFIAIDDLNDWLGCMKGHPNAKTPNIDRLAARGTLFLNAHCQAPICGPSRASIMTGLRPSTTGIYGQINDEKIRLADTSLADIVFLPQYFGQQGYKTMGKGKLFHQFAPEGVFEEAGGRQGGFGPKPKQRFKYDPAWFDKPGGTQTDWGAYPETDEEMVDYGTAKWAIERLQQAHDRPFFLATGFIRPHVPFYAPQKWFDLHPLDSIQLPPYLPGDQDDIPEISHRVHDMPMMPTTEWAKETGEWKAIVQAYLACISFVDHYVGEVLNALEASPYADNTIVVLWSDHGYHLGEKNRFAKHSLWEEASKVPLIIAGPGLPKNQTCSRPVELLDLYPTLLDLCGLPANARNEGKSIQALLRNPVQDWDHAALTTYGWGNHALRTEDYRYILFEDGTEEFYDHQADQNEWTNQSGQQHYQAIKEQLKAQFPTFNRDWSAASAEGANDYFNAQQARQWNKSE; encoded by the coding sequence ATGAGAACGATATATCTATTGTTGTTTGTTTTTCTTTGCTGTCAGTGTACTGGAGGAGATAAAGAAAACAAGGCAACACAAGTCCCGGAAAAGCCCAATGTCCTATTCATTGCCATTGACGACCTCAATGACTGGCTGGGTTGCATGAAGGGGCACCCCAATGCCAAAACGCCAAATATAGATCGATTGGCAGCCAGGGGGACTTTATTCCTGAATGCCCATTGCCAGGCGCCGATTTGTGGCCCCTCACGGGCGAGCATCATGACGGGGTTACGCCCTTCTACGACGGGGATATATGGTCAAATCAATGATGAAAAAATCAGGTTGGCAGATACTTCCCTGGCGGATATCGTTTTTCTTCCTCAATATTTTGGTCAGCAGGGGTATAAAACCATGGGGAAGGGCAAGCTCTTTCACCAGTTTGCTCCGGAAGGCGTTTTTGAGGAGGCGGGGGGCCGCCAAGGTGGCTTTGGCCCGAAGCCAAAGCAGCGCTTCAAGTACGACCCGGCCTGGTTTGATAAACCGGGAGGAACCCAGACGGACTGGGGGGCTTACCCTGAAACGGACGAGGAAATGGTTGATTACGGAACCGCAAAATGGGCCATTGAACGGTTGCAACAAGCTCACGATCGCCCTTTCTTTTTAGCGACTGGGTTTATCCGCCCCCATGTACCTTTTTATGCTCCGCAAAAGTGGTTTGACCTGCATCCCTTGGATAGTATCCAGTTGCCACCTTATTTGCCGGGCGACCAGGATGATATTCCCGAAATTTCCCATAGGGTGCATGATATGCCAATGATGCCAACGACCGAGTGGGCAAAGGAGACGGGAGAATGGAAAGCTATCGTACAAGCTTACCTAGCCTGCATTTCTTTTGTCGACCACTACGTTGGAGAAGTCCTGAATGCTTTGGAAGCGAGTCCTTATGCCGATAATACCATCGTGGTCTTATGGTCAGATCATGGATACCACTTGGGAGAGAAAAATCGCTTTGCCAAACACTCGCTCTGGGAAGAAGCTTCCAAAGTTCCGCTCATCATCGCGGGCCCTGGCTTGCCGAAAAACCAGACTTGCTCCAGGCCGGTAGAATTGCTAGATTTATATCCGACCCTGCTGGACCTCTGTGGCCTGCCAGCCAATGCTCGCAATGAAGGCAAAAGCATCCAAGCGCTGCTAAGAAATCCGGTGCAAGATTGGGACCATGCTGCCTTGACGACCTATGGATGGGGCAACCACGCCCTTCGAACGGAGGATTATCGTTATATTCTTTTTGAAGATGGCACGGAGGAATTTTACGATCATCAAGCTGATCAGAACGAGTGGACTAATCAGTCTGGTCAACAGCATTATCAAGCGATTAAGGAGCAATTAAAAGCGCAATTTCCTACCTTTAACCGAGATTGGAGTGCCGCTTCTGCGGAGGGGGCGAATGATTATTTTAATGCCCAGCAGGCGAGGCAATGGAATAAGAGTGAGTGA
- a CDS encoding VCBS repeat-containing protein, translated as MDNFVNCSLFLTLDSGGGSLSKAGRSSVLKSEGGSGKWERRRSAMKSEVGKAQERDFPTSDFALPVSDFRLSPSHFRLPTFTFPSLYLSLKILINMPTTFFTSLSAIRPYQFIMKSYLYSFILVVLASSCEQKPTTPFSKLDAEATGVHFKNELTETHSYNYFTYPYMYLGGGVSVGDINNDGLEDLFFTGNMVDNKLYLNKGNLVFEDISQSAGITGDERWYSGTTFVDINQDGYLDIYCSVGGKNGPNNNVLYINNQDNTFTERAKEFGIDCDGISMHSTFFDYDKDGDLDLFVINYPPTSFTAPVEYYHYMLEHHEEKDSDKLYRNDNGHFTDVTVAAGLSTFGLSLGVVASDVNNDGYADIYISNDFNAPDFLFINNQDGTFTNQIQTCLQQTSFFGMGADIADFNNDGLMDIFQLDMSADDNFRSKANMSSMDPAAFYKAVELGLHHQNMQNSLQMNNGNAPGELPLFSNVARLAGVSSTDWSWGSLLADFDNDGWKDLFVTNGIRRDVNNKDFYGKHREFFKKMETDTNYKHKEEEVGLLKYLEELPSEKLSNYMFQNNRDLTFTNKAEDWGFDEKTFSNGVAYSDLDNDGDLDLIINNLEDVASIYRNNTTDNNYLTIDLKGNKKVLPNGSKVTIYTPDGMQVQEHNVVRGYLSSVSPLLHFGLGTTSKVDSILVTWSNGTTSKLNDIKANQRQTINYDESNAIKILASKNTSPKRFETVALPNPYEHQENPFNDFEVEVLLPHKNSTLGPALATGDLNGDGRTDYIVGGAVGQVSGVYLQNDQGGFEELVVPDLQEDKYYEDLGILIFDADQDGDQDFYIASGGNEFKPNSPGYEDRLYENMGDNTFRRNKTALPDIKASGLNISASDFDHDGDLDLFVGGRLIPKRYPYPADSYLLENVSTAGDIKFVNATEKVLPELKTLGLVTASSWIDFDNDGWEDLVLVGEWMPIKCYKNSNGTFEDVSDKLLDDTYSGWWFDIKKGDFDNDGDQDLIVGNLGKNYKYQAKPSAPFKVYLNDFDRNESPDIVLSYKKKDVEFPVRGRQCSSQQMPAIKVKFKDYNSFASATLNQIYTSKLLEESLSYEITSFASIYLENDGGTFRAKPLPQLAQLSSINKFVVADFDEDGNLDVVLAGNLYNSEVETPRNDASFGLFLQGNGAGEFSAKTMLESGLKIVGDVRGMELISCNGANHILVAKNDDKLQLIKVNKQAKMIQ; from the coding sequence ATGGATAATTTCGTAAATTGTAGCCTGTTTTTGACTTTGGATAGCGGTGGTGGCAGCCTTTCTAAGGCTGGACGAAGCAGCGTTTTGAAATCGGAAGGCGGAAGTGGGAAGTGGGAAAGGCGCAGGAGTGCAATGAAGTCGGAAGTCGGAAAGGCCCAGGAGCGCGATTTTCCGACTTCCGACTTCGCACTTCCGGTTTCCGACTTCCGACTTTCACCTTCCCACTTCCGCCTTCCGACTTTCACCTTCCCAAGTCTTTATTTGAGCTTGAAAATTTTGATAAATATGCCGACTACCTTTTTTACCTCACTAAGCGCTATTAGACCATACCAATTTATTATGAAAAGCTATTTATATTCCTTCATTTTAGTAGTATTGGCCTCCTCCTGCGAACAAAAGCCAACGACACCATTCTCTAAACTCGACGCCGAAGCAACAGGCGTCCACTTCAAAAATGAATTGACCGAGACCCATTCTTACAATTATTTCACCTACCCCTATATGTATCTGGGTGGTGGTGTCTCCGTAGGAGATATCAATAATGATGGCCTGGAAGACCTATTTTTCACAGGAAATATGGTCGATAATAAACTGTACCTGAATAAGGGGAACCTGGTATTTGAAGATATTTCTCAAAGTGCAGGCATCACTGGCGATGAGCGATGGTATTCAGGTACGACCTTTGTAGACATTAACCAGGATGGTTATCTCGACATCTATTGCTCCGTTGGTGGCAAAAATGGCCCTAACAACAACGTCCTATATATCAATAACCAAGACAACACCTTTACAGAAAGGGCCAAGGAATTTGGTATTGATTGTGATGGCATTAGCATGCATTCAACCTTCTTTGATTATGATAAAGATGGTGATCTCGACTTATTTGTCATCAATTATCCCCCAACCAGCTTTACGGCTCCGGTCGAATATTATCATTATATGCTTGAGCATCACGAGGAAAAGGATTCTGATAAACTGTATAGGAATGACAATGGTCATTTTACGGATGTCACTGTGGCGGCGGGTTTGAGTACCTTCGGATTGAGTTTAGGGGTAGTGGCTTCGGATGTCAATAATGATGGTTATGCCGACATTTATATCTCCAATGATTTTAATGCCCCCGACTTTTTGTTTATCAATAACCAAGACGGAACCTTTACCAATCAAATTCAGACTTGTCTGCAACAAACGTCGTTTTTTGGCATGGGCGCTGATATCGCCGACTTCAACAATGATGGGCTCATGGATATTTTCCAATTGGATATGTCAGCCGACGACAATTTCCGATCCAAGGCCAATATGTCCTCAATGGACCCCGCAGCCTTCTACAAAGCGGTAGAACTCGGCCTGCACCACCAAAACATGCAAAATTCGCTCCAAATGAATAATGGCAATGCACCAGGCGAGCTTCCATTGTTCAGTAATGTAGCCCGCTTGGCAGGTGTTTCCTCAACCGATTGGAGCTGGGGATCCCTACTGGCAGATTTTGATAATGATGGTTGGAAAGACCTCTTCGTGACCAACGGTATTCGACGTGATGTCAACAACAAAGATTTTTATGGCAAGCATCGCGAGTTTTTTAAGAAAATGGAAACGGATACCAACTATAAACATAAAGAAGAGGAAGTTGGATTACTAAAGTACCTGGAAGAATTGCCTTCTGAAAAATTGAGCAACTACATGTTCCAAAACAATCGCGATTTGACCTTTACCAATAAAGCAGAAGATTGGGGTTTTGACGAAAAAACTTTCTCGAATGGTGTGGCTTATTCCGATTTGGACAATGACGGAGATTTAGATTTAATTATCAATAACTTAGAAGATGTAGCCAGCATCTATCGCAATAATACTACAGACAATAACTACTTAACCATTGACTTAAAAGGCAATAAAAAGGTATTGCCCAACGGAAGTAAAGTTACCATCTACACCCCAGATGGCATGCAGGTACAGGAGCACAATGTAGTTCGTGGGTATTTGTCTTCTGTTTCGCCCCTCTTGCATTTCGGCCTCGGCACTACTTCAAAAGTAGATAGCATTTTAGTCACATGGTCTAATGGCACTACTTCAAAACTAAATGACATTAAAGCCAATCAAAGACAAACCATTAACTACGATGAATCGAATGCGATCAAAATACTGGCATCAAAAAATACCAGCCCAAAACGCTTTGAAACCGTAGCCTTGCCTAACCCTTATGAACACCAAGAGAATCCTTTTAACGATTTTGAAGTTGAAGTACTATTGCCTCACAAAAACTCCACTTTAGGACCTGCTTTGGCCACCGGCGACTTGAATGGCGATGGCAGAACGGATTACATCGTTGGTGGTGCTGTAGGGCAGGTATCAGGTGTTTATTTGCAGAATGACCAGGGTGGTTTTGAGGAATTAGTTGTCCCTGACCTCCAAGAGGATAAATACTATGAAGACCTTGGAATACTCATTTTCGATGCCGATCAGGATGGTGACCAGGATTTCTATATCGCTAGTGGGGGCAACGAATTTAAGCCTAATTCACCAGGATACGAGGATCGACTCTACGAAAATATGGGTGATAATACTTTCCGACGCAATAAAACGGCACTACCCGATATCAAGGCTAGTGGGTTGAACATAAGCGCCTCGGATTTTGACCACGATGGCGATCTGGATCTCTTTGTGGGCGGACGCTTAATTCCCAAAAGATACCCCTACCCTGCTGATTCTTATCTATTGGAAAATGTCAGTACTGCTGGAGACATCAAATTTGTGAATGCGACCGAAAAGGTATTACCTGAACTAAAAACTTTAGGCCTCGTCACTGCCTCTAGTTGGATCGATTTTGACAATGACGGCTGGGAAGACCTGGTACTGGTGGGTGAATGGATGCCCATCAAATGCTATAAAAACAGCAATGGAACATTTGAGGATGTTTCTGATAAGCTTTTAGATGACACCTATTCGGGGTGGTGGTTTGATATCAAAAAAGGAGATTTTGACAATGATGGAGATCAGGATCTAATCGTAGGCAATTTGGGTAAAAACTATAAATACCAAGCCAAACCATCCGCGCCATTTAAGGTATACTTAAACGATTTTGATCGTAATGAAAGTCCTGACATTGTACTCAGCTACAAAAAGAAAGATGTGGAATTTCCCGTTCGTGGACGCCAGTGTTCCTCCCAACAAATGCCTGCGATAAAAGTGAAATTCAAGGATTATAATTCCTTTGCCAGTGCGACATTGAACCAGATCTATACTTCTAAGCTTTTAGAAGAGTCCTTGAGTTATGAAATCACCTCATTTGCCAGCATTTATCTCGAAAACGATGGGGGAACCTTCAGGGCCAAGCCATTGCCACAGTTGGCTCAACTCTCCAGCATCAATAAATTTGTGGTGGCAGACTTTGATGAGGATGGCAATCTGGACGTTGTATTAGCCGGCAACCTGTATAATTCTGAAGTAGAAACGCCTCGAAATGATGCTAGTTTTGGCCTATTCCTCCAAGGGAATGGAGCAGGGGAATTCAGTGCTAAAACCATGCTGGAATCGGGCCTGAAAATTGTTGGAGATGTGCGCGGAATGGAGTTGATTTCTTGCAATGGAGCAAATCATATTTTAGTGGCTAAAAATGACGATAAGCTTCAACTAATTAAGGTAAACAAGCAAGCGAAAATGATTCAATAG